A genomic window from Vitis riparia cultivar Riparia Gloire de Montpellier isolate 1030 chromosome 18, EGFV_Vit.rip_1.0, whole genome shotgun sequence includes:
- the LOC117905987 gene encoding disease resistance protein RPV1-like isoform X2 produces MKNSGHRVLPIFYNVDPSDVRNHMGKFGEALAKHEENSKEGMERVQIWKDALTQVTNFSGWDSRNKIMMHDLIQEMGMEIVRQESHNPGQRSRLWLHKDINDALKKNTENEKIEGIFLDLSHSQEIIDFSTQAFPRMYKLRLLKVYESNKISRNFGDTLNKENCKVHFSPNLRFCYDELRYLYLYGYSLKSLDNDFNAKNLVHLSMHYSHIKQLWKGIKVLEKLKVMDLSHSKSLIETPDFSRVPNLERLVLEGCISLHKVHPSLGVLNKLNFLSLKNCEKLKSLPSSMCNLKSLETFILSGCSRLEDFLENFGNLEMLKELHADGIPVRVLPSSFSLLRNLEILSFKGCRGPPSTSWLLPRRSSSSTGSILHHLSGLYSLTRLNLGYCNLSDETNLSSLCLLSSLEVLDLSGNNFVTLPNIRGLSSLEGLLLEKCKRLQVLPELPSSIYSLIAQDCISLENASNQVLKSLFPTTKSPKKTFKRNSGAHLIYVMVYGSRIPDWIRYQSSGCEVEADLPPNWYNSNLLGLALSFVTYVFASNVIIPVSYTLRYSTSSYIANRISIRCDKEGVGLDHVWLLYIKLPLFSNWHNGTPINWHEVTHISVSFGTQVMGWYPPIKRCGFDLVYSNDQDVNPPVIQFSSISSPPLPNKSTVVLKEIHEEEPSGSGLSNVDGSESDSSDYQTVDEEEPTTAKEIDRSEDHSESEMRPQKRLKCKHYEGIP; encoded by the exons GATAATGATGCATGACTTGATACAAGAAATGGGTATGGAAATTGTTCGCCAAGAATCTCATAATCCCGGCCAGCGTAGTAGATTGTGGCTCCATAAAGATATCAAcgatgcattgaaaaaaaacACG gaaaatgaaaaaattgaaggcATATTCCTCGACTTGTCTCATTCACAAGAGATAATAGACTTTAGCACTCAAGCCTTCCCAAGGATGTATAAACTAAGATTGCTCAAAGTCTATGAATctaacaaaatttcaagaaactTTGGAGATACCTTAAATAAGGAGAATTGTAAAGTGCATTTTTCTCCCAACTTAAGATTTTGTTACGACGAATTGAGGTACTTATATTTGTATGGATACTCTTTGAAATCATTGGACAATGATTTCAATGCAAAGAATCTTGTTCACCTCAGCATGCATTATAGTCACATTAAACAACTTTGGAAAGGAATCAAG GTTCTTGAAAAGTTAAAAGTCATGGATCTCAGTCACTCCAAGTCCTTAATAGAAACCCCAGATTTCTCAAGAGTCCCCAATCTTGAACGATTAGTTCTCGAAGGTTGTATATCTTTGCATAAGGTACATCCGTCTCTTGGAGTTTTGAATAAACTCAATTTCTTGAGTTTGAAAAATTGTGAAAAGCTCAAAAGTCTTCCAAGCAGCATGTGTAATTTGAAATCCCTCGAAACATTTATTCTTTCTGGTTGTTCGAGACTCGAAGATTTTCTTGAGAACTTTGGGAACTTAGAAATGTTAAAGGAACTTCACGCAGATGGTATTCCTGTAAGAGTACTACCCTCCTCTTTTTCGCTCTTGAGAAACCTTGAAATATTATCCTTTAAGGGATGTAGAGGACCCCCATCTACCTCATGGTTGTTGCCAAGAAGAAGTTCAAGTTCTACTGGTTCCATATTGCATCATTTGTCAGGTTTATATTCTTTAACAAGGCTAAACCTAGGTTATTGTAATTTATCAGATGAAACAAACCTTAGCAGTCTTTGCCTCTTATCTTCATTGGAAGTGTTAGATCTATCTGGGAACAACTTTGTTACTTTGCCAAACATCAGGGGACTTTCTAGCCTAGAAGGTCTGTTGTTGGAGAAGTGTAAAAGACTGCAAGTACTGCCAGAACTTCCATCAAGCATATATAGTTTAATTGCGCAAGATTGCATATCATTGGAAAATGCCTCAAATCAAGTACTCAAGTCACTCTTTCCAACTACAAAGTCCCCGAAGAAAACTTTCAAG CGTAATTCGGGTGCACACTTAATATATGTGATGGTTTATGGAAGTAGAATACCAGATTGGATAAGGTATCAGAGCTCAGGGTGTGAAGTAGAAGCAGATCTACCTCCAAATTGGTATAATTCCAACTTGCTGGGTCTTGCTTTGAGCTTTGTCACTTATGTTTTCGCATCTAATGTGATTATTCCAGTATCGTATACCTTGCGCTATTCAACATCCAGTTACATTGCTAACCGCATTAGTATCAGATGTGATAAGGAAGGTGTAGGGTTAGATCACGTGTGGCTACTTTATATAAAACTCCCCCTCTTCAGCAATTGGCATAATGGAACTCCCATAAATTGGCATGAAGTGACTCACATCAGTGTATCATTTGGGACTCAGGTCATGGGGTGGTATCCTCCGATCAAGAGGTGTGGGTTTGATCTAGTGTACAGTAATGATCAAGACGTGAATCCCCCAGTGATCCAATTCAGCTCTATCTCCTCTCCTCCTCTTCCGAACAAGTCAACAGTAGTCCTTAAAGAAATCCATGAGGAGGAACCCAGTGGAAGTGGGTTGTCGAATGTTGATGGCTCAGAATCAGACAGCTCTGATTACCAAACCGTTGATGAGGAAGAACCCACTACTGCAAAAGAAATTGACCGCTCAGAGGATCACTCTGAATCAGAGATGCGGCCGCAGAAACGTTTGAAATGCAAGCATTATGAGGGCATCCCTTGA
- the LOC117905987 gene encoding disease resistance protein RPV1-like isoform X1, whose product MKNSGHRVLPIFYNVDPSDVRNHMGKFGEALAKHEENSKEGMERVQIWKDALTQVTNFSGWDSRNKNESLLIKQIVKDILNKLLSSSGSDTENLVGIDARIQEMETLLCLASDDVRMVGIWGMGGIGKTTLVRAVYSRISYKFEGCSFLENVAEDLKKKGLIGLQEKLLSHLLEEENLSMKELTSITARLHSKKVLIVLDNVNDPTILECLIGNRDWFGRGSRIIITTRDKRLLLSHKVNLYKVHKLNDDEALEFLACYSLKHELLREDFLELSRAVICYAQGLPLALTVLGSFLFSMSKEEWRDQLDKLKSIPNMKIHEVLKISYDGLDFEEKNIFLDIACFLKGEDKNYVKEILDYCGFFSVSGIRALADKSLISFFHNRIMMHDLIQEMGMEIVRQESHNPGQRSRLWLHKDINDALKKNTENEKIEGIFLDLSHSQEIIDFSTQAFPRMYKLRLLKVYESNKISRNFGDTLNKENCKVHFSPNLRFCYDELRYLYLYGYSLKSLDNDFNAKNLVHLSMHYSHIKQLWKGIKVLEKLKVMDLSHSKSLIETPDFSRVPNLERLVLEGCISLHKVHPSLGVLNKLNFLSLKNCEKLKSLPSSMCNLKSLETFILSGCSRLEDFLENFGNLEMLKELHADGIPVRVLPSSFSLLRNLEILSFKGCRGPPSTSWLLPRRSSSSTGSILHHLSGLYSLTRLNLGYCNLSDETNLSSLCLLSSLEVLDLSGNNFVTLPNIRGLSSLEGLLLEKCKRLQVLPELPSSIYSLIAQDCISLENASNQVLKSLFPTTKSPKKTFKRNSGAHLIYVMVYGSRIPDWIRYQSSGCEVEADLPPNWYNSNLLGLALSFVTYVFASNVIIPVSYTLRYSTSSYIANRISIRCDKEGVGLDHVWLLYIKLPLFSNWHNGTPINWHEVTHISVSFGTQVMGWYPPIKRCGFDLVYSNDQDVNPPVIQFSSISSPPLPNKSTVVLKEIHEEEPSGSGLSNVDGSESDSSDYQTVDEEEPTTAKEIDRSEDHSESEMRPQKRLKCKHYEGIP is encoded by the exons ATtgttaaagatattttgaataaattgttaTCTTCATCCGGTAGTGATACCGAGAATCTAGTTGGAATAGATGCTCGCATACAAGAAATGGAAACCTTATTATGCTTGGCGTCAGATGATGTTCGAATGGTAGGAATATGGGGCATGGGTGGAATAGGGAAAACAACCCTTGTCAGAGCTGTTTATAGTCGAATCTCCTATAAATTTGAAGGTTGCTCCTTTCTTGAAAATGTTGCAGAGGATTTAAAAAAGAAGGGCTTAATTGGGTTGCAAGAGAAACTTCTTTCTCATCTATTAGAGGAAGAAAATCTAAGTATGAAAGAACTCACATCTATAACGGCAAGGCTCCACTCAAAAAAGGTCCTTATTGTTCTCGATAACGTGAATGATCCAACAATATTGGAATGCTTAATTGGAAATCGGGATTGGTTTGGTCGAGGAAGTAGAATTATTATAACGACTAGGGATAAACGTTTATTACTTTCACATAAAGTCAATCTTTATAAGGTTCATAAACTCAATGATGATGAAGCTCTTGAGTTCCTTGCATGTTATTCATTAAAACACGAACTCCTTCGAGAAGATTTCCTAGAGCTTTCAAGAGCTGTAATATGTTATGCTCAAGGCCTTCCATTGGCTCTTACGGTTTTgggttcttttttatttagcatGAGCAAAGAAGAATGGAGAGATCAATTAGACAAATTAAAAAGTATTCCTAATATGAAAATTCATGAAGTTCTTAAAATAAGTTATGATGGGCTAGATTTTGAGGAGAAGaatatatttttggatattgcATGTTTCCTTAAAGGAGAGGATAAAAATTACGTTAAGGAAATACTAGACTATTGTGGCTTCTTCTCAGTTAGTGGTATACGAGCTCTCGCTGATAAGTCACTCATAAGTTTTTTTCACAATAGGATAATGATGCATGACTTGATACAAGAAATGGGTATGGAAATTGTTCGCCAAGAATCTCATAATCCCGGCCAGCGTAGTAGATTGTGGCTCCATAAAGATATCAAcgatgcattgaaaaaaaacACG gaaaatgaaaaaattgaaggcATATTCCTCGACTTGTCTCATTCACAAGAGATAATAGACTTTAGCACTCAAGCCTTCCCAAGGATGTATAAACTAAGATTGCTCAAAGTCTATGAATctaacaaaatttcaagaaactTTGGAGATACCTTAAATAAGGAGAATTGTAAAGTGCATTTTTCTCCCAACTTAAGATTTTGTTACGACGAATTGAGGTACTTATATTTGTATGGATACTCTTTGAAATCATTGGACAATGATTTCAATGCAAAGAATCTTGTTCACCTCAGCATGCATTATAGTCACATTAAACAACTTTGGAAAGGAATCAAG GTTCTTGAAAAGTTAAAAGTCATGGATCTCAGTCACTCCAAGTCCTTAATAGAAACCCCAGATTTCTCAAGAGTCCCCAATCTTGAACGATTAGTTCTCGAAGGTTGTATATCTTTGCATAAGGTACATCCGTCTCTTGGAGTTTTGAATAAACTCAATTTCTTGAGTTTGAAAAATTGTGAAAAGCTCAAAAGTCTTCCAAGCAGCATGTGTAATTTGAAATCCCTCGAAACATTTATTCTTTCTGGTTGTTCGAGACTCGAAGATTTTCTTGAGAACTTTGGGAACTTAGAAATGTTAAAGGAACTTCACGCAGATGGTATTCCTGTAAGAGTACTACCCTCCTCTTTTTCGCTCTTGAGAAACCTTGAAATATTATCCTTTAAGGGATGTAGAGGACCCCCATCTACCTCATGGTTGTTGCCAAGAAGAAGTTCAAGTTCTACTGGTTCCATATTGCATCATTTGTCAGGTTTATATTCTTTAACAAGGCTAAACCTAGGTTATTGTAATTTATCAGATGAAACAAACCTTAGCAGTCTTTGCCTCTTATCTTCATTGGAAGTGTTAGATCTATCTGGGAACAACTTTGTTACTTTGCCAAACATCAGGGGACTTTCTAGCCTAGAAGGTCTGTTGTTGGAGAAGTGTAAAAGACTGCAAGTACTGCCAGAACTTCCATCAAGCATATATAGTTTAATTGCGCAAGATTGCATATCATTGGAAAATGCCTCAAATCAAGTACTCAAGTCACTCTTTCCAACTACAAAGTCCCCGAAGAAAACTTTCAAG CGTAATTCGGGTGCACACTTAATATATGTGATGGTTTATGGAAGTAGAATACCAGATTGGATAAGGTATCAGAGCTCAGGGTGTGAAGTAGAAGCAGATCTACCTCCAAATTGGTATAATTCCAACTTGCTGGGTCTTGCTTTGAGCTTTGTCACTTATGTTTTCGCATCTAATGTGATTATTCCAGTATCGTATACCTTGCGCTATTCAACATCCAGTTACATTGCTAACCGCATTAGTATCAGATGTGATAAGGAAGGTGTAGGGTTAGATCACGTGTGGCTACTTTATATAAAACTCCCCCTCTTCAGCAATTGGCATAATGGAACTCCCATAAATTGGCATGAAGTGACTCACATCAGTGTATCATTTGGGACTCAGGTCATGGGGTGGTATCCTCCGATCAAGAGGTGTGGGTTTGATCTAGTGTACAGTAATGATCAAGACGTGAATCCCCCAGTGATCCAATTCAGCTCTATCTCCTCTCCTCCTCTTCCGAACAAGTCAACAGTAGTCCTTAAAGAAATCCATGAGGAGGAACCCAGTGGAAGTGGGTTGTCGAATGTTGATGGCTCAGAATCAGACAGCTCTGATTACCAAACCGTTGATGAGGAAGAACCCACTACTGCAAAAGAAATTGACCGCTCAGAGGATCACTCTGAATCAGAGATGCGGCCGCAGAAACGTTTGAAATGCAAGCATTATGAGGGCATCCCTTGA